Genomic DNA from uncultured Methanospirillum sp.:
GGAAGACCACCTTGAGCATCTGAACCAGGCAGTGAGAAGGATCCAGGAACAGATCGAGTTCACCCGGGTGTATCAGGATCTTGGTGCAACCCACCCCAGATGGTTCTCGCTCTCCCTCCTGGTCAGGGATGAAGATCTCCCGGCAGGTCTTGAGTTGCAGACAGAGGTTGAGGGCATAGAGATCTATGCAGACCCGATGCTGGAGAAGGTCTTCACCAACCTGATCGATAACACGGTGCGGTACGCAAAGAACGCAACAACAATCAGGATCTCATCCAGGATATCAGGGTCTGAAATGGTTCTTTCCTACGAGGATAACGGCAGCGGCATCCCGGAAGACGAGAAAGATAAGATCTTTGAACGCGGGTATGGGAAGAACACCGGGCTTGGGCTCTTCCTGGTCAGGGAGATCCTGGGAATAACCGACATCACCATCGCAGAGACCGGACAGGAGGGATCTGGGGCACGGTTTGAACTCACGGTGCCGAAGGGAACATACCGGACAGACCCTGTCCTGATAGAGCGTAAACAATCTCTCTGAATCAGGAGATCCAGACCCACACGGGTTTGATCAGGAGATCAACCGGAAAACAGGATGCCGCACCACATATGCATAAATATGTCCATCAACATACAATGATGTACATGAGAACCAAGATCATCCTTGATGAGAACGAGATCCCGAAGAAATGGTACAACATCCAGGCAGACTTCAAGACTCCTCTCGCTCCCCCGATGCATCCCCAGACAGGAAAGCCCATCGGACCCACGGATCTTGAGGTTATATTTCCAAAGGAACTGATCAGACAGGAGATGTGCCAGGACCGGTATGTCGACATCCCGGGTGAGGTCCGCGACATCCTGACGCTCTGGAGGCCGAGCCCGCTCTTTCGTGCTCACAACCTCGAACGGCTCCTGAAGACACCGGCAAAGATCTACTACAAGTATGAGGGGGTCAGCCCTCCAGGTTCTCACAAGCCCAACACTGCAATAGCCCAGACCTACTACAACATGAAGGAAGGGATCGAGCGGATTGCAACCGAGACCGGAGCAGGCCAGTGGGGTTCGTCCCTTGCCTTTGCAACCCAGCTCTTCGGAATAGAGTGTAAGGTGTATATGGTCAGGGGCAGTTATGACCAGAAACCGTACCGGAAGATGATGATGCAGGTCTGGGGTGCAGAGTGTGTCCCGTCACCTTCACCAGACACCAACTCAGGCCGGGCAATTCTAGCAAAAGATCCGGATACACCGGGTAGTCTCGGGATCGCGATATCTGAAGCGGTCGAGGATGCGGCAACCCACGACAACACCAACTATGCACTCGGCAGCGTGCTCAACCATGTCTGTCTGCATCAGACCATCATCGGACAGGAGGCACAGAAACAGCTCGCTATGGACGAGGCCACTGCCGATATCGTGATCGGTTCAGCAGGTGGAGGGTCAAACTTTGCGGGAATTGCCTTCCCATTCGTGAAAGATAACATCGACAAGAAGACAGAGACCGAGATCATCGCGGTTGAACCTTCTGCCTGTCCCTCCCTTACAAAAGGGCTTTACGCCTACGACTTCGGTGATGTCGCAGGTCTCACCCCGATGATGAAGATGTTCACCCTGGGCCATGACTTCATCCCGCCATCCATCCATGCAGGCGGACTCAGATACCATGGAATGGCACCCCTGGTCTCCAAACTCCATGCTGACAACCTGATAACGGCAACATCGGTGCACCAGAACCGGGTCTTTGAGGCTGCTGTGACCTTTGCCAGAGCCGAAGGAATCATCCCGGCACCGGAGGCTGCACATGCCATCAGGGTTGTCATCGATAAGGCACTCGAGTGCAAACAGACCGGCGAAGAGAAGACAATCCTTTTCAATAACACCGGGCACGGGCATTTCGACCTCTCCAGTTACGAGGCCTACTTTGCCGGAACACTCCCGGACTACGAATATCCGGCAGATCTCATCGCCGAATCGCTGAAGAACCTCCCGACTGTTGCATGAACAGGATCGGGTTTGTAGTAAACCCGTATGCAGGGATGGGAGGGGCAGTCGGGCTGAAAGGTACCGATGGGTGTGTACAAGAGGCACGTTCTCTCGGTGCAGAACCACGCTCCCCATCCCGTGCAGTCAGGTTTCTTGCCGGCTTGAACAGGCAGGGATTCTTTTTTCTCACCGCTGCCGGGAGCATGGGAGCAGACGAACTCAGAGAGGCAGGGATAGCCTCGTATGAGATCGTCTACTCCCCGACTTTGCCAGATACTGCGGCAGAAGACACAAAAGCAGCGTGTGAACTCATGATACGAGAGGGGGTCAGGCTTATCGTATTCTGCGGCGGTGACGGGACGGCACGTGATGTTTTTGCAATGACCGGGAAGGATATCCCGATTCTTGGCATCCCTGCAGGAGTGAAGATCTACTCAGGTGTCTTTGCCACCACACCGGATACAGGAGCCGGGGTGCTCAACAGACTTGACGCGGCAAGCCTGACTGAAGCTGAGGTGGTGGACGTGGACGAGGAGCAGTACCGGGCCGGCGTTCTCACAACACGTCTCTTTGGTATTGCCACCATGCCGTACATTTCAGGACTCTGTCAGTCATGTAAAGAGGTCTCGTTCGGTGACGAAACACGGATGCAGGATGATATCGCCAGGTTCATCACGGGAATCATGCGGGACGATACCCTGTACCTGCTCGGTGCCGGATCAACGACAGGAGCCATTGCAACCAGGCTCGGTCTTGCCTCAACCCTGCTCGGTGTTGATGCCATCTATCAGGGGAAGATAGTCGGTACTGACCTGAACGAAGAGGCAATCCTCGGGCTTCTTGAACAGTATGACAGTGCCAGGATCATCTTGAGCCCAATCGGAGCACAGGGCTTTGTTCTCGGCAGGGGAAACCAGCAGATCAGCAGCAGGGTTCTGGAGAAAACAGGTACAAACGCATTGATCGTGGTCGCCACCCCGGCTAAACTGCAGCATACACCGGTTCTCTACATCGACACCGGTGATCCTGATGTAAACAGAGAATTCGGGGAGAGCCTCCTCGTCATCTGCGGATACGAGATGGCACAGCGGGTCAGGCTCTCATAACTTCAGAGTATATACATGCCAGATTACGGGCGTGTTACCTACTTCCACCACCTGCCTGCTTTTCAAAACAATCAAGGCACAGAGTCCTGCCACCGGTTGCAATCAGGACCTTCCCCATCAGCGGCCTGTTGCACTCAGAGCAGACAACCTTATCCCTGAATCTGATATTTGAAGGATCGACTGCCATGATTCTCGTTATGCCCTGATAACACTTCACAGTATCCTGCACGGGAGACAAGCATCACGACCACAGGCCTGTCGAACTCTTTTTGATGTGAAAGATCGCATCAATTGTATAACAATGCCTCAAAATCTCCCTGACCCTTTGAAACCTGCCGCACGGGCACGGAAGAAACAGGTATTCCACACCTGGCGTTGCAACATCTGCTCGTACATCTACCGGGAAGAGGCAGGAGAAGAGCAGACCAACACACCACCGGGAACACGGTTTGAGGATCTTCCTGATGACTGGCTATGCCCGGTCTGTAACGCGGGAAAAAAATCCTTTATCCTTGTTGCTGAAGAAGGGAACGGGAAAAAGAGAGAGCAGGGCACTACAGTATCAGAAGTCCTGGTACACCAGCTGACCTCATTTGGTATCACCGAGTTCTTTGGTGTCCCGGGAACCAGTTCGCTCGGCATCATCGACGCAATCAGGAAGAACAAGGACGCCAGGTTCACTCTCTTCCGTCATGAGGAGAATGCAGCACTTGCAGCCTCTGCCTATCACAAGTTCACCGGGAAGGTGGCGGTCTGTGTCACCATCGCAGGCCCGGGTGCAACCAACCTTGCAACAGGACTCTATGATGCCAAAGAGGACAAGACCCCGGTCCTCTCTCTGAACGGACAAGTTGCCATGCAGTACGCAGGCCCGGGAGGATTCCAGGAGATCGACCAGGACGCCTTCTTCAGGCCGGTCACCGTGTATAACAACACCATCTATGACCGGAAGATGGCACAGAAGATCCTGACCCTTGCACTTCAGCATGCAGTGGTCCGGTCAGGTGTTGCACAGATATCGGTACCAAATGATGTCCAGAAGCAGCAGCTTGAGGGAAAAACCTGCTCACTTCAGGGATGCATTCCATCGCTCAGGGTTGTTCCGGACTCAGACACCCTCTCCCGTGCTGCGGCTATGCTCGATCTTGCAGAAAACCCGGTGATCCTTGCAGGATGGGGGGCATACCCCTACGCTGATATCCTTTCCTCATTCTCAAAAGCTATTGACGCCCCGGTCCTCTCAACCTTCAGGGCCAAGGGTATCCTGCCTGACGGGCATCCGCAGTATGCAGGTATACTCGGGACTGTCGGTTCACCGCAGGCCAGAGAGATGGTTGAAAAGACAGACCTGCTCATCACCCTCGGGGTAGGATTCTCCAAGATGACAAGGGTTCCGGACCAGGTGCAGATGCTGCAGATCGACCGGGACCCGCTCATGCTCGGGAAAGGAGAGAGATCGCTGCCGGTATACGGCGATGTCGGTGAGGTGCTGACACGGCTTATCTCAATCGTCAGGCAGCGTGGCAGGCCGGCATCCCCGGGAAAGGTGAAAGAGATCGTGCAAGCCTGGGACGCCCAGCGTGACAAGGAGGCAGACCCGAAGGCAAAGCCGATCAGGCCACCGTACATCATGAAGGTACTCTCGGAAGTCATTCCTGACGAGGCGCTGATCTCGATAGATGTCGGTGAGAACGGCTGGTGGTTTGGCAGGAACTTCAGGATGAAGAAGCAGCGGTTTGCCATGTCAGGGTACCTTGCAACAATGGGATTCGGTCTGCCCGGTGCCATCGCAGCCAAACTTGCATATCCTGAAAGCCCGGTCTTCTGCATCACCGGCGATGGAGGATTTGCGATGGCGATGGCAGATTTTGTCACAGCCGTCAAGTACAATCTTCCGATGGTCGTCATCATCCTCAACAATCATGAACTAGGGATGATCAGGGTCGAACAGAAGATTGAGAACTACGAAAACTTCGCAACCGACCTGAAGAACCCTGACTTTGCCATGTATGCCAAAGCGTGCGGGGGGGAAGGAAAGCGGGTGAACGAGCCTGATGACCTTGGGCGGGCAGTCAGATGGGCGATGCAGCTGAACAGGCCGGTCATCGTTGATGTTGATACCGATCCAAACCGGTTCTAACCGCTGAATACCAGAGAGTACTCGACTGACTTTGTGAGAAGCCTCCCGAAATCGGCGACTATTATCTCCTCGCGGGCAGCATATATATCCGTGCAACAGGAGCCAGCTGTAAAAAAGACATTATACTGGTGTAACACCTGCAATGTCCCGCTTATCGGGAGAACCTGCGGGTGCGGTGCCACCGGTGAATCAATACCACTCAATAAGCCATATGACCTGCGACCTGCCCTCACCGCAGACCAGGAACTGATCACCAGGCTCCTTCATGAACGCTTCGGACAGATACCGGTACCGGGGGTTATCCTTCTCAATAAAACCGGCGGACTTGACCGGTACGAGATGGCCATCGCGAACGGAGGGAGGTTCGGCTGGCTCTCCTTCAACCCTGTCACCCGGAGGCACGAACTCATGCTCCTTCCTGAAGCCCTGCCCTTCATCGTCCCGTACGCAATGAAGGGGATCATCGAGATCCCGCCGGGAACCGGCGATGATGAAGACGGAAAGTCCAGGCGGATCGGTGGCAAGAAGGTTGATGTCAACACATCCGAACCAGACGGGCCTGTCATCGTCAGGTACGGGAACCGGTACGGTACCGGTGTCCTTTCAGAAGGATCGGTCAGGGTCAGGGAACTCGTCAGGGTAGAACCAAAGGAGGTCGCAGACTCTGACTGGGGAGAGGTGATCAGGCGTAACTACGACCGGCTCAAGGACCTTGAACGCTCGGCAGTACGCTCCATCAAGCAGGAGATGAAAAACTTTGACCATGTCAACGTCTCGTTTTCAGGTGGAAAGGACAGTACGGTTGCCCTCGCCCTCGCACGCAAGGCAGGAGTGGAGGAGGCCTACTTTGTTGATACCCACCTTGAGTTCCCTGAAACCTACGACTTCATAAACAGTCAGCAGGTCCAGGTTACGCTGGACGGTGGTGACTTCTGGCCTGGTGTCGAGAAGATCGGACCGCCGGGAAAAGACAACAGGTGGTGCTGCAAGATCGTGAAGATGGCACCGGTCAGACGCTGGATGGACACAATCGGCCCGGTCCTGACCGTGCAGGGAAACCGATGGTACGAATCGTTCAACAGGGCAGAACTTGACCTTCTCAGCAACAATCCTGCTAACCCGAACCAGACCAACTGCTCCCCGATACGATCCTGGCGGGCATTCGAGGTCTTCCTGTACCTGAAATGGAGAAACATTCCGTATAACCCGCTCTATGACATGGGCATCGAACGGATCGGATGCTGGCTCTGTCCTGCGATGCTTGAGGCAGAATACGAGATCCTCCGCGAGAAGCATCCGGAACTCTCTGACCGGTGGGACGCATTTCTTGAAAAGTGGGCCGATGATCAGGGACTGCCAAAAGAGTACGTCAGGTGTGGGATGTGGCGGTGGAAGTCACCACCTCCGAAGATGCGTGAACTTGCAAAAGAGATGGGCATCCCGCTCCCGCGTTCGCCTGACGTGGAACATCTGCCGCAGCGCAGGGAACAGAGGGATGAAAGCAGGACAGAACGAAGAGAGAGACGGACGCTCACCGGCCAGATCGGGAGGATAAAACCATCCTCAGAGGAGCGGACACCACTCAGGACATGGAGTTCAAAGGTCAGGTCCACCAGCAATAGCGATAATAAAAAATCGCCAGAACACAGGGAAAAGAGAGAGAGACGATAATTTCAGAGAGGGACCCGGGGTTCTTATGAGGATGAGAGCCGTTTGACCAGCGTCAGCTGGTTTGCATCCATCTCGCGGTTGTATAAAACCTCGTCCATCACCGATTTGATCAGGTGAACACCGAGTCCGCCGATATTGCGATGGTCGAGATCAGCGGTCACATCTGCCGGGGGAATCTTCGTGGGATCAAAGGCCGGTCCGGTATCTGTTATCGTGATCGTCACGAGTTCAGGGGATGAGACGCACCTGATAGAGACCTGTCCTCCCTCTGCCTCGTATCCGTGGGTGACAACATTGGTGACCGCCTCTTCAACCGCGAGCTGAATCCTGGTGGCCTCCATAAGGGGAACTTCTGCCTGTTCCAGACAATCTTCCAAATACAGGGCTACCTCTTCAATAGCATCAATCGTTGCCGGAACTATAATCCCACCTGATTCGCAGATCATGATATCGCTGTCTCCAGACGATCCACAGGACACGCCCGGTATCAGCCGGATATCCGGCTGACCGCCTGTTCAGGAGTCTCACAGATGGTAAAGATCCGGTCAAATCCGGTCATCTTAATCACCTCAAGAGGAGCAGCCTGGAGCGAGGCCAATGCCAGTTCCCCGCCGTCCTGGCGGAGCCGCTTCAGCGAGGCAAGAATAACCCGCAGACCGGAACTGCTGATATAGGAGAGTTGCTGCCCGTTAAAGACGATCTTCCGGGATCCCCCATCGATCAGTGAGTTCAGTGTAGTCTCAACATCCCGTGATGTGGCTGCATCCATTCTCCCGGATACATCAACAATGGTAACACCCTCAATGCTTCGGGTGGTGACATCGAGCAGTTCACTCATACGTATAAGAATGAAGGCGTGACATCTATTTCACTATTTGGCAGAAGGTTGAAGGGAAGCCCCCCATACAATATGAGCAACTCCCTGACAACCGTGTTTTATTGTGGAATACGGCAAGTACTATCAGAATACTAGTGGAGTCTCGTGATGCAACTCGAGAATGAGGTCTGGCAGCCGATACCAAAGACCCGGAGTGCGTGGGTCTACCCGTTCATCAGAAAACCATCGATAACCGGTTCAAACACCTACATCATTAAAAGTGGCAGGCACCTGTTGGTCATCGATCCGGGAGCGGACCCGGCCCAGATGGAGAAGGTCAGGGAGGTCCTTGCAGGCGAGGTATCAGGCCCTGACCACCGGATCATCCTGATTGCAGGACATATTCATGTGGATCACATGTACTTCGGACTTGTTGATCGCCAGCTGCGCAGGATTGGCAGCACTATCATCGCAGCCGAAGACTGGGGTGCAATACAGCTCGAGGCAGGGGATGCACACTGGACCGGTGCAGATATCGTTGGCCTGCCCCAGTCACCAGTTACTGTTGCGCTTCACCTGCTCACGCCGGAGGACAAGGCCGGGGAGATAGAGAGGAGAGTCGTAATTGAGGGATTCGGAGAGATCCTTCTCAGATCCCACCAGATCACCACCGGTGACAGAGTTTTGTATGGACAGTCGATGCAACTTACAGATGGCGATCAGATCGAGTTCTGGTACACCCCGGGTCACAGTCATGAGAGCTTATCGATCAAGATCGGCAGTCTGCTCCATGTCGGCGACATTCCGTTTGCCACAAATCCGGGAATTGCAGGTAGAGCCGGCTGGAATAAAGATGATCTGCTCGACTCACTCTACAACATCAGGGACCATCTCCTGACAGAAGAGGTGATCTGCTGCCCAGGTCACGGAAGAGCGTTCGATTATGTCGGTGCAATGGCGATGGTCACCCGCATGGAGAAGGATATCAGGCATCTCCCTGATATCTCCGAGTATGATGTGAAGAGGCTGAACCTCTCACTCTGGCACGGGCTTGACCTTATCGATGAGGCTCACCGTCTCTTCCCGGTCATTGCCGGCAGGATGATGGCACTGTGCTTTCACCTTGAACATATCGGGATGGAAGAGGAGGCTGCAGAACTCTGCATCATCTTCGAGGATGAGTCCATTGATCAGCTCCTTCTTGATTTCAACAATTTTTACACGGAGTACAAGGCAGGTACAAAGATAAAACCCGAGGTTGTCCTTAAGGTCCTGCAGATCTTTGAGAAGATCCAGAAGGTCTTTCCTGCTGAGGCACTCGAGACCGTCATCGACAACTCATTACTCAGGCGGGTGACACGGAGCCTGTCCGACTTTCTCTCAACCATCCAGGGTGTTATTCCTGAAGGAACGCACGAACCCGTCGATCTGATACCCCTGATCCAGGAGGTCTTTTGTGGAGAGGGGTCAGGAGTAACCGATGAGGAACTTATCCAGGCAGCAGATGATGAACAGACATACCGCCAGGCGATGGTGAAGAGACTCGCCCATCACCCGTATGCACACCATCTGGCCATCCATATATCTGTCAGTAATGATGAGGGTGAACCGGTCCGTGTCATGGCAGACAGACTCCGGCTCTATGACTCGTTCATCGCCCTCCTGGAGCACGGTGAGCGTATCAATGCCGAATCACTTGAGATATCGGTGAGCAGCGATGAGAACGGGGTAGAGATGATCCTCACACCGGCAGGAACAACCCTTGCATCAGAACTCCCGCTCCCGGGATCAACAATCAGGGAGATCGCGTATGCAGGAGGCGAAGTCAGGAGCATGATGGAGCCGGGAAAAGAGGATATCAGGATATTCTTCAGCAAGCCGGACGGGTTGCGACCCAGAAGTACCCTGCAATCAGCATGCTGAGCAGGAGACAGGAGAGAAACCCGGCATCGAACCCGGAGAGCGTAATCAGAACTCCGGCCACAAGTGGGCCGGTTGAATGACCAATATCCATAACTGACGAGAGGGCCCCCATGGATGCCCCCATCTCCTCTTTTTTTGCCAGGTCTGCGACGTACTTCGTTGTTGCCACGGTTGAGAGCGATATACCAATACCTGATACAAGACTGATGCAAAGCAGCAGAATCAGCGAAGACGACATAGGGATGATAGAGACCGATATCCCGAGCAGAGCCACACCAACGCCGATCTGGTATCGGGGATCCTGACGGTCTGCAACCCTGCCAAAGAACGGCTTGGTGATGGCAATCGAGAGCACCTGTACTGCAAAGATGATCCCGATGAGATAAACCTCAACACCATTTTTTGCAAGGTAGACCGGGAAGAACGTCTCAAACACTCCGAACACAAAGTAGGTTCCCATATCAACCGTGGCGGTTGCAAGAAGCCTGCGGTCTGATCTGAAAGCCATGAGACTCTCTTTGAAGATCGCAGGTGTGATCATGTCAAGAGTCCCGTTCTCTCCGCCGGGAATCCGAAGTATTAGGAGAAAAACGAGAAGCCCGGTCGTAAACGCCGCAAGATACACACTCTGGTACCTGAAGGTTCCCGGCACCATCACAAAGAATGAGATGAGTGCTCCACCCACAAGGGGAGCCAGGGTTCGGCCGTAGAGCGTAGCAGATGAGTACTGGCCGATCCGCTCCCCTTTCGTGGCAGAAAACCGTTCGGCAATAAGAGCAGAGACGACCGGCCCGAGGATGGCTGTAGCCATACCATGAAAGAACCTCACCGGGATCAGGAGAAGAGGATCGGAGACGAGGAGATAGAGAAGTGGGGCAATGAGGAAGACGCCTCCGGCAAGCAGGAGGAGCCGCTTCTTTCCAAGATGATCAGAGAGAACTCCAACCGGGAAGCTCAGGAGAATACCGGCAACCGGGGAGACTGCAGATATCAGGCCGATCAGTGCCTCGTTCGCACCAAGTGATGAGGCATAGAGAGGAAGAACAGGATTTTTTGAGATCGTTGTTGAGAAGATTGCAAAAAAGCCGACTATTGAAAGGGTGAGGATACATCTCTGATCGGTGGAGATCTGCATACCAGTTATAGCGATTTATTCATCTATTGAGGTATCGAATCTCCAATCTTCCTGGTATTATGAAAATCCCAACGGTGCCCCGTTGGGGGCCCCAGGTAGGACCGGTGAAAAGGACTTTTTCATGCAAAAAGAAGTTAATTACTTCTTTTTACTTTGAGATAGTAAACTTCACCTTTGATGCACTGGTCTGACCGTTGTCCTTGACGTTTACGATCCAGGTACCTGCGTCGGTGCCGGTTGGAATGTCAAAGGAGCCGGTAAGAGTTGAGGTCGAGTTGGAGGTTACATCCTTGGCATTGATGTTCTTGGCATCTCTGTCTGACTCGTTCTCAAGGTAGACCTTTGAGGTCTTCGAGAAGTTGGCTCCGGTGATGGTGAAGGCAACAGTCTCCCCGATCTTGCCTGATGTCGGGTTGATTGCCGTGACATTCGGCTTTGCAAGGGCAGATACAACCTTTGCGTCATCCTTCGACTGGGTGGTGTTACTTGCCGCAGCAAATCCGGCAAGAAGGAGGCATGAAATTAAAATTACCGAGATTTTTAAAACATTCTGATTCATAAGAACCAAGTACATACATACGAACTTCCTCTATTTGAGGCTTGACCACGAGAGATGATTTTAGCCGAAAATAACCCTGAATATCAGCCAATTGTCCCTGAATGCAGGAGGGATCGCCGATGCCGCTGACCGGCTGCGCCCGGGTGTTCCATTATCAGCAAGGATCCAAGTCGCCTGAACAGAACCGGGATAATCCTGCTCATAAATTATATAGATCGAGTGATGATGTTACGGCATGGTCAAGATACCGGCATTCATACTTCTGGTTTTCATACTTATCACTGCGATCGCTTCTGCTGCTTCTCCTGGTCTGCAGCCCGGGGATCTGCAGATTGTCACCGAAGAGTATGCCCCTCTCAATTACATTGACAACGGGACACTGAAGGGGATCTCTGTTGATCTGACAGAGGCAGCCCTGTATCATCTCGGATACAACATCTCACGGGAATCGTTCAGGGTTCTGCCCTGGAGTGAGGCATACAACAAAGCCAGAACCACTCCCGATACCATCCTCTTCTCAACCGACCGGCTCCCTGAACGTGAAGATCTCTTTCTCTGGGCAGGACCGGTTGTTGAGAGTTCAGAGGCACTCTTTACCCAGACCGACAGCTCTGAGAGCGGGATTGGATCACAGAAGATCGTGGTGCTTACCGATGACTGCGGAAGATCATACGCACTGAAGGCCGGTGCAGAAGAGAAGAATATCATCAACGTGCCAACGGCACAAGACGCGATTCTGATGCTTGAGAACGGATCTGCAGACGGGTGGGCATATAATGATCTCGCAGGCCAGCATGCAATCTCTCTGTATGCCTCTGACCCGGAAACCATAGGAGAGAGTCAGATGCTTGGCACAAGCAGATACTACCTTGCATTCAATCCTGACACCCCGGTTGAGTTCGTGAATGCAATGAACACCACCCTGCAGGAGTTCAAACGGAACCGGACAGAATCTGGCGTGACGAAGTATGAACGCATCATTGCAGACTACCTCCCGGTCAGATGTACAGACAAGTCCGCAACCAGGGAGCAGGTGATGAACCTCGTGAACACAACAGCAGCTGCCATCGCAGCCGACGCACCGGGAACAATAGCATCAATACAGGCAGGAAAAAGCCCGTACCGAGACCAGGCAGACCCTGATCTCTACGTATTCGTGTTTGATACATCAGTGAATCTCATAGCAAACGCAG
This window encodes:
- a CDS encoding phosphoadenosine phosphosulfate reductase family protein, translating into MQQEPAVKKTLYWCNTCNVPLIGRTCGCGATGESIPLNKPYDLRPALTADQELITRLLHERFGQIPVPGVILLNKTGGLDRYEMAIANGGRFGWLSFNPVTRRHELMLLPEALPFIVPYAMKGIIEIPPGTGDDEDGKSRRIGGKKVDVNTSEPDGPVIVRYGNRYGTGVLSEGSVRVRELVRVEPKEVADSDWGEVIRRNYDRLKDLERSAVRSIKQEMKNFDHVNVSFSGGKDSTVALALARKAGVEEAYFVDTHLEFPETYDFINSQQVQVTLDGGDFWPGVEKIGPPGKDNRWCCKIVKMAPVRRWMDTIGPVLTVQGNRWYESFNRAELDLLSNNPANPNQTNCSPIRSWRAFEVFLYLKWRNIPYNPLYDMGIERIGCWLCPAMLEAEYEILREKHPELSDRWDAFLEKWADDQGLPKEYVRCGMWRWKSPPPKMRELAKEMGIPLPRSPDVEHLPQRREQRDESRTERRERRTLTGQIGRIKPSSEERTPLRTWSSKVRSTSNSDNKKSPEHREKRERR
- a CDS encoding ATP-NAD kinase family protein, with product MNRIGFVVNPYAGMGGAVGLKGTDGCVQEARSLGAEPRSPSRAVRFLAGLNRQGFFFLTAAGSMGADELREAGIASYEIVYSPTLPDTAAEDTKAACELMIREGVRLIVFCGGDGTARDVFAMTGKDIPILGIPAGVKIYSGVFATTPDTGAGVLNRLDAASLTEAEVVDVDEEQYRAGVLTTRLFGIATMPYISGLCQSCKEVSFGDETRMQDDIARFITGIMRDDTLYLLGAGSTTGAIATRLGLASTLLGVDAIYQGKIVGTDLNEEAILGLLEQYDSARIILSPIGAQGFVLGRGNQQISSRVLEKTGTNALIVVATPAKLQHTPVLYIDTGDPDVNREFGESLLVICGYEMAQRVRLS
- a CDS encoding STAS domain-containing protein, with the translated sequence MSELLDVTTRSIEGVTIVDVSGRMDAATSRDVETTLNSLIDGGSRKIVFNGQQLSYISSSGLRVILASLKRLRQDGGELALASLQAAPLEVIKMTGFDRIFTICETPEQAVSRISG
- a CDS encoding ATP-binding protein, whose translation is MSCGSSGDSDIMICESGGIIVPATIDAIEEVALYLEDCLEQAEVPLMEATRIQLAVEEAVTNVVTHGYEAEGGQVSIRCVSSPELVTITITDTGPAFDPTKIPPADVTADLDHRNIGGLGVHLIKSVMDEVLYNREMDANQLTLVKRLSSS
- a CDS encoding thiamine pyrophosphate-dependent enzyme encodes the protein MKPAARARKKQVFHTWRCNICSYIYREEAGEEQTNTPPGTRFEDLPDDWLCPVCNAGKKSFILVAEEGNGKKREQGTTVSEVLVHQLTSFGITEFFGVPGTSSLGIIDAIRKNKDARFTLFRHEENAALAASAYHKFTGKVAVCVTIAGPGATNLATGLYDAKEDKTPVLSLNGQVAMQYAGPGGFQEIDQDAFFRPVTVYNNTIYDRKMAQKILTLALQHAVVRSGVAQISVPNDVQKQQLEGKTCSLQGCIPSLRVVPDSDTLSRAAAMLDLAENPVILAGWGAYPYADILSSFSKAIDAPVLSTFRAKGILPDGHPQYAGILGTVGSPQAREMVEKTDLLITLGVGFSKMTRVPDQVQMLQIDRDPLMLGKGERSLPVYGDVGEVLTRLISIVRQRGRPASPGKVKEIVQAWDAQRDKEADPKAKPIRPPYIMKVLSEVIPDEALISIDVGENGWWFGRNFRMKKQRFAMSGYLATMGFGLPGAIAAKLAYPESPVFCITGDGGFAMAMADFVTAVKYNLPMVVIILNNHELGMIRVEQKIENYENFATDLKNPDFAMYAKACGGEGKRVNEPDDLGRAVRWAMQLNRPVIVDVDTDPNRF
- a CDS encoding MBL fold metallo-hydrolase, translated to MQLENEVWQPIPKTRSAWVYPFIRKPSITGSNTYIIKSGRHLLVIDPGADPAQMEKVREVLAGEVSGPDHRIILIAGHIHVDHMYFGLVDRQLRRIGSTIIAAEDWGAIQLEAGDAHWTGADIVGLPQSPVTVALHLLTPEDKAGEIERRVVIEGFGEILLRSHQITTGDRVLYGQSMQLTDGDQIEFWYTPGHSHESLSIKIGSLLHVGDIPFATNPGIAGRAGWNKDDLLDSLYNIRDHLLTEEVICCPGHGRAFDYVGAMAMVTRMEKDIRHLPDISEYDVKRLNLSLWHGLDLIDEAHRLFPVIAGRMMALCFHLEHIGMEEEAAELCIIFEDESIDQLLLDFNNFYTEYKAGTKIKPEVVLKVLQIFEKIQKVFPAEALETVIDNSLLRRVTRSLSDFLSTIQGVIPEGTHEPVDLIPLIQEVFCGEGSGVTDEELIQAADDEQTYRQAMVKRLAHHPYAHHLAIHISVSNDEGEPVRVMADRLRLYDSFIALLEHGERINAESLEISVSSDENGVEMILTPAGTTLASELPLPGSTIREIAYAGGEVRSMMEPGKEDIRIFFSKPDGLRPRSTLQSAC
- a CDS encoding TrpB-like pyridoxal phosphate-dependent enzyme gives rise to the protein MRTKIILDENEIPKKWYNIQADFKTPLAPPMHPQTGKPIGPTDLEVIFPKELIRQEMCQDRYVDIPGEVRDILTLWRPSPLFRAHNLERLLKTPAKIYYKYEGVSPPGSHKPNTAIAQTYYNMKEGIERIATETGAGQWGSSLAFATQLFGIECKVYMVRGSYDQKPYRKMMMQVWGAECVPSPSPDTNSGRAILAKDPDTPGSLGIAISEAVEDAATHDNTNYALGSVLNHVCLHQTIIGQEAQKQLAMDEATADIVIGSAGGGSNFAGIAFPFVKDNIDKKTETEIIAVEPSACPSLTKGLYAYDFGDVAGLTPMMKMFTLGHDFIPPSIHAGGLRYHGMAPLVSKLHADNLITATSVHQNRVFEAAVTFARAEGIIPAPEAAHAIRVVIDKALECKQTGEEKTILFNNTGHGHFDLSSYEAYFAGTLPDYEYPADLIAESLKNLPTVA